The Streptomyces sp. Je 1-332 genome has a window encoding:
- a CDS encoding MFS transporter, which translates to MATESEASAAEGAGGDVALASARGRWVLVCAVLASGMAMLDGTVVNVALPTLGRDLDTSLASLQWVVNAYMLTLSALLLLGGALGDRIGRRRTLIIGVVWFALASALCGLAQNAGMLIAARALQGIGGALLTPGSLALVRTSFRPRDQARAVGAWSGLGGVAGAVGPFLGGWLIDGPGWRWIFLINVPLAALVLFAVRHVPESRAEGAADKPFDVTGACLAALFLAGISFSLIGAAGDSSKAAAFLPGLGGIAAGVAFVVVEHRRRDPMLPLSLFRSRLFSAANVMTLCLYAAIGGLLFMLPVQLQTTLGYDALQAGTATLPITVLMLLLSAAAGDLSRRVGPTLPLVAGPLIAAAGALLMLRIEPGAAYVTEVLPAVVVLGLGMSVFVAPLTATVLASVDAGRAGLASGVNNSAARVAQMLVVAALPLAVGLSGTAYANADALNSAFGKSAVGCAGLFALAAAAAAVFIRPRPASWHEDTGNTPRCKSHLGVEAPPLEPGKDCAG; encoded by the coding sequence ATGGCAACGGAATCCGAGGCTTCAGCGGCGGAGGGCGCCGGCGGGGATGTCGCCCTGGCCTCGGCGCGGGGCCGCTGGGTCCTGGTCTGCGCCGTGCTCGCGTCGGGCATGGCGATGCTGGACGGCACAGTGGTGAACGTCGCCCTGCCCACCCTCGGCCGTGACCTGGACACGTCGCTCGCATCCCTGCAGTGGGTCGTCAACGCCTACATGCTCACGCTCTCGGCGCTGCTGCTGCTCGGCGGAGCGCTCGGCGACCGCATCGGACGGCGGCGCACCCTGATCATCGGCGTGGTGTGGTTCGCCCTGGCCTCCGCGCTCTGCGGGCTCGCGCAGAACGCGGGGATGCTCATCGCGGCGCGGGCGTTGCAGGGCATCGGCGGCGCGCTCCTGACGCCGGGGTCGCTCGCCCTGGTGCGTACGTCGTTCCGGCCGCGGGACCAGGCACGCGCGGTGGGCGCCTGGTCGGGGCTCGGCGGGGTGGCGGGGGCGGTCGGGCCGTTTTTGGGCGGCTGGCTGATCGACGGTCCCGGCTGGCGGTGGATCTTCCTGATCAATGTGCCGCTGGCGGCGCTCGTCCTCTTCGCGGTGCGTCACGTGCCGGAGAGCAGGGCCGAAGGCGCCGCGGACAAGCCGTTCGACGTGACGGGGGCGTGCCTTGCGGCACTGTTTCTCGCGGGCATCAGCTTCTCGCTGATCGGCGCCGCGGGCGACTCCTCGAAGGCGGCGGCGTTCCTGCCGGGGCTCGGCGGAATCGCGGCGGGTGTCGCCTTCGTCGTGGTGGAGCACCGGCGCCGCGACCCGATGCTGCCGCTCTCCCTCTTCCGCTCCCGCCTGTTCAGCGCGGCCAACGTCATGACGCTGTGCCTGTACGCGGCCATCGGCGGGCTGCTGTTCATGCTGCCGGTGCAGCTGCAGACGACGCTGGGCTACGACGCGCTGCAGGCGGGCACGGCGACGCTGCCGATCACGGTCCTGATGCTGCTGCTCTCGGCCGCGGCCGGGGATCTGTCGCGGCGGGTCGGCCCCACGTTGCCGTTGGTCGCGGGCCCGCTGATCGCGGCCGCCGGTGCGCTCCTGATGCTGCGGATCGAGCCCGGCGCCGCGTACGTCACGGAGGTCCTGCCCGCGGTCGTGGTCCTTGGCCTCGGGATGAGCGTGTTCGTGGCTCCGCTGACGGCGACCGTCCTCGCCTCGGTCGACGCGGGGCGCGCGGGTCTGGCGAGCGGCGTCAACAACAGCGCGGCGCGGGTGGCGCAGATGCTCGTCGTCGCCGCACTGCCGCTGGCGGTGGGCCTGTCCGGCACGGCGTACGCGAACGCGGACGCGCTGAACTCGGCATTCGGCAAGTCGGCCGTGGGCTGCGCGGGCCTGTTCGCCCTCGCGGCGGCAGCGGCGGCGGTCTTCATCCGCCCGCGGCCCGCCTCCTGGCACGAGGACACGGGGAACACGCCACGCTGCAAGTCCCACCTGGGCGTCGAAGCACCGCCGTTGGAGCCGGG